From Leishmania mexicana MHOM/GT/2001/U1103 complete genome, chromosome 9, a single genomic window includes:
- a CDS encoding putative kinesin, which translates to MRAEGPSLGATTTTAAPAMATGERVYLADPATLSKVTFSCDGVFLPSTPTAATPAAMAAQQQHLYDVTCKSLLMPAPRSPERQRRWCSSSPVPTAVRRIYLAYGQTASGKTYSLFGETSASSGVEGLSPSAGVVPRYLHDVFSARNGAEKRRHLCDTDRGSGDGAVDDVFVDLSCFEVYNEAATDLVALSVALSTLDFPYPTGAAGVARGSADRRLSSKTPTDAAAGLAHSLRSSDLRQQLPVWMAHELHRSEQQPDGADAYAQEDLWGTRSESSASVGAGCTATAGAAATPFASSPTLSRFLKTEYKATEKQQVLRSLEQARCTTFAEARAVLQALLALRQECATSRNQSSSRGHLVLCVRVYAPAARDSPAGEWVMQHETAFVDLAGSESGKLADADVAHVRTSKVACRQPRRRGQAATSAAFSSRASSLHSRVSLDTSMLSGVSSQHSGISSGTTTTVGSAYHRSLLRPSPEEDKKAAQVRRRRETRSINASLLALRKVFRALSEATRLSHTAVAQESTAAAAATKLPRRPPLHHAPFKDSALTAILEPFLVPQPSAATLSSSSTSPAALEGAAAVHVVLLVCCSSRSIDFFETVASLRLGAEAAAVNPEVVLHALPVQQRAQQHQLHLSACATHLKPHHSSADRRHREGSGCAACFPPRLFRSVSAPSRRLAPSGDEDEQGEVDNLSERTSAPGIRAASSERHDRRRPGEVVINAADAARLRDEARQYKKTAQQLYKQCKSLCESYDECVDELQWCRAALSERDARVAELEAALEKATRACAAGSSRELQQPLPEPLQPRTQKTIRNSTPDYGSPAARTPHPLRIQRSSREAAADESREVIPAVNNGGKREVNTDPVPSATTSVAAGSMRATSTSSTAREGSGRWMVSVSPFSTASLAEGTAARMATVREDVEGVKDVVDDAGSSGSSSSPRSGGSTIEQQQQHARCIMDTLLARQIFPSVEPAEPTQSLSPPCASSPYPVLPTLSARGTAAPASSPAQEQQHAPSHSSCQDSESDAHIAQGRESDSDGNPLTTEAVGAAGEPARAKEVAKASAAVAATSASMSAPRQSYNTARSSSAGATASSLLEGRGSASVERSSCDSVVEGPEAELMAFLPSAATAMHGVIAPVTSGSAVLATSTWSKDLSLSVSHTVPHDSPLRATTRRMIAMSMDRDREVPHAEAAVGADEEDAVEEVVIRLKKQGHSSTLRIPSATCQPTETVGRVEVMGRVASKSPCRSPSLSAVASVPMTPSSSTLRQVYQL; encoded by the coding sequence ATGCGAGCTGAAGGACCCTCCTTAGGTGCGACAACGACAACAGCCGCGCCTGCCATGGCCACCGGTGAACGTGTCTACCTCGCTGACCCCGCCACTCTCAGCAAGGTGACGTTCTCCTGCGACGGCGTGTTTCTTCCGTCAACACCcacggcagcaacaccgGCGGCTAtggctgcgcagcagcaacacctgTACGACGTCACGTGCAAGAGTCTGCTGATGCCGGCTCCGCGCTCACCcgagcggcaacggcgatggtgcagcagctctcccgtaccgacggcggtgcgtcggaTTTACCTCGCCTACGGACAGACAGCGAGCGGCAAGACCTACAGCCTGTTCGGCGAGACCTCGGCGAGCTCTGGCGTCGAGGGGCTGTCCCCTTCGGCGGGTGTGGTGCCCCGCTACCTGCACGACGTCTTCAGCGCACGGAACGGCGcagagaagcggcggcaTCTATGCGACACcgaccgcggcagcggcgacggcgccgtcgatgaCGTCTTTGTCGACCTTTCGTGCTTTGAGGTGTACAACGAGGCCGCGACGGATCTGGTGGCGCTCTCCGTCGCGCTGTCGACGCTCGACTTTCCGTACCCCACCGGCGCGGCTGGTGTGGCACGAGGCAGCGCGGACCGCCGCCTGAGCTCCAAGACTCCAACTGACGCTGCAGCCGGACTTGCCCACTCCTTGCGGTCTTCCGACCtacggcagcagctgccggtgTGGATGGCGCACGAACTGCACCGCagtgagcagcagccggacggcgcagacgcgtACGCGCAAGAGGACTTGTGGGGCACGCGCAGCGAGAGCTCCGCGTCGGTGGGGGCaggctgcaccgccaccgctggagcagcagcgacaccgtTCGCATCGTCACCGACCCTGTCGCGGTTTCTCAAGACCGAGTACAAGGCTACTGAaaagcagcaggtgctgcggtCACTAGAGCAGGCACGATGCACGACTTTCGCCGAAGCGCGAGCGGTCCTGCAAGCCCTGCTCGCTCTGCGGCAGGAGTGCGCCACCAGTCGCAACCAGAGCTCCTCCCGTGGCCATTTGGTCCTCTGCGTCCGGGTCTacgcgcctgctgcgcgtgaCAGTCCGGCAGGCGAGTGGGTCATGCAGCATGAGACGGCGTTTGTGGATCTGGCCGGCTCAGAGAGCGGTAAGCTCGCCGATGCCGACGTAGCGCATGTGCGCACCTCTAAGGTGGCGTGCCGTCAGCCGAGGCGGCGAGGCCAAGcagccaccagcgccgcgtTCTCGTCGCGCGCGAGCAGTCTGCACAGCCGTGTCTCACTGGATACCTCCATGCTATCTGGCGTCTCCtcgcagcacagcggcatcagcagcggcaccaccactacTGTCGGCTCGGCATACcatcgctctctcctccgcccaTCTCCCGAGGAGGACAAGAAGGCGGCacaggtgcggcggcggcgcgagaCGAGGTCTATCAACGCGAGTCTCCTGGCGCTCCGCAAGGTCTTCCGTGCCCTCAGTGAAGCAACACGGTTGAgccacaccgccgtcgctcaGGAgtcaacagcggcggcagcggcgactaAGCTTCCGCGCCGgcctccgctgcaccacgcCCCTTTCAAGGACAGTGCGTTAACGGCAATTCTCGAGCCTTTTCTGGTGCCGCAGCCATCTGCAGCGACCCTATCATCATCATCCACCTCCCCGGCTGCACTAGAgggtgccgccgcagtgcacgttgtgctgctcgtgtgcTGCTCGAGTAGATCCATCGACTTCTTCGAGACGGTCGCCTCCCTGCGGCTGGGGGCAGAGGCCGCCGCAGTGAACCCGGAGGTCGTcctgcacgcgctgccggtgcaacAGCGCGCCCAACAACATCAGCTGCACCTCTCCGCATGTGCCACTCACCTCAAGccccaccacagcagcgctgaccgccgccaccgcgaaGGCAGCGGGTGCGCGGCCTGTTTTCCtccgcggctcttccgcAGCGTGTCGGCCCCGAGTCGGCGGCTGGCGCCTTCAGGCGATGAGGATGAGCAGGGGGAGGTGGACAACCTCAGCGagcgcaccagcgcgccCGGCATCAGGGCTGCGTCAAGTGAGCGTCACGACCGGCGCAGACCTGGTGAGGTCGTCATAAatgccgccgacgcagcccGCCTCCGCGATGAAGCTCGCCAATACAAGAAAACGGCCCAGCAGCTTTATAAGCAGTGCAAGTCGCTCTGCGAGAGCTATGACGAGTGTGTTGATGAGCTGCAGTggtgccgcgccgcgctgtcGGAGCGGGACGCTCGCGtcgccgagctggaggcagCACTCGAGAAGGCTACTCGTGCATGCGCAGCAGGCTCGTCGagagagctgcagcagcctctaccggagccgctgcagccgcgcaccCAAAAAACAATCCGCAACAGCACCCCCGACTACGGATCAcccgctgcacgcacgcctcacCCGTTGCGCAttcagcgcagcagccgagaaGCGGCTGCGGATGAGTCCCGTGAGGTCATTCCAGCTGTTAACAACGGCGGTAAGCGGGAGGTGAACACTGACCCTGTGCCGTCCGCCACGACGTCGGTCGCTGCAGGGAGTATGCGAGCCACTTCCACCAGCTCCACGGCACGAGAAGGCAGTGGGCGGTGGATGGTGAGCGTGTCGCCCTTCTCCACCGCGTCGCTCGCAGAAGGGACGGCAGCCCGCatggcgacggtgcgcgaAGACGTGGAGGGCGTGAAGGACGTTGTCGAtgacgccggcagcagcggcagcagcagcagccctcgATCCGGCGGGTCGACCattgagcagcagcaacagcacgcTAGATGCATCATGGACACGCTCCTGGCGCGGCAGATATTCCCTTCAGTCGAGCCAGCGGAGCCGACTCAGTCCCTATCACCACCCTGTGCGAGCTCTCCCTATCCGGTCTTGCCCACGCTCTCAgcgcgcggcacagcagcgcctgcatcgTCACCagcgcaggagcagcagcacgcaccaAGTCACAGCAGCTGCCAAGAcagcgagagcgacgcaCACATTGCGCAAGGACGCGAGTCCGACAGCGATGGGAACCCGCTCACAACGGAGGCGGTCGGGGCAGCCGGTGAGCCGGCACGTGCGAAAGAGGTGGCCAAGGccagtgctgctgttgcggcaACCTCTGCTTCCATGTCGGCGCCGCGTCAGTCGTACAACAccgcccgctcctcctccgccggtGCAACGGCGTCGTCCTTGCTagaagggaggggcagcgccagcgtcgAGCGGTCTTCCTGCGACAGTGTCGTGGAGGGGCCGGAGGCCGAGTTGATGGCCTTCTTGCCCTCTGCAGCTACTGCCATGCACGGGGTTATTGCACCAGTTACATCAGGCTCAGCAGTGTTAGCCACTTCGACATGGTCGAAGGACTTGAGTCTCAGTGTGTCACACACCGTCCCGCACGACTCTCCGCTTCGTGCAACGACGAGGCGGATGATTGCCATGTCGATGGATCGCGACCGCGAGGTGCCtcacgcggaggcggcggtcgGCGCTGATGAGGAGGACGCCGTCGAGGAAGTGGTGATTCGGCTGAAGAAACAAGGCCACAGTAGCACTCTTCGCATCCCTTCTGCGACGTGTCAGCCGACAGAAACCGTCGGGCGTGTCGAGGTGATGGGCAGGGTGGCATCAAAGTCACCCTGCCGCAGCCCCTCTCTCAGCGCAGTTGCCTCGGTGCCTATGACGCCGTCGTCATCGACCCTGAGGCAAGTGTACCAACTGTGA
- a CDS encoding putative protein kinase, translating to MHQQPRRCSGRGSVPPSCEGHGYVKAIIVEEEEEEDGVAMGEDRGPSVGGGDGGTSCVSNSPLTSSSGVSVHEPQPPRAAATVATTSLGLIASGLHEPLFHEQPHPLHTRNRATDSPQTPPPLLHPSVGGATRAVDAGDGTSTARIMRLDPVAPSLPSSSTPHAVAHHTLRLRPSAALPQPPPNAPWLQEQVDDEEWAPPSKRFRPYPSTTMAHSATPFSAMAPGGLSTTGVGGSGSRVLRLALSSSNTAPADTATTPAHKPASVAVAGGGSGDGAATACANVSAPGEALKAGSRAAVEEPESTRKINEEAQRASDTPADGPLRVSPASPASATISNPEATGIGAAPVPARAASRPTPILISAPSRAVSVNAPNVGSPLTATVGSAVSQQQQQQQTRSAAAIVMGTSGFSRLRSLTPTPYPGAQGSPCRRHRFVGVNLPGAPPPSMDFSPIQRTVKEVYEVHEKLSEGTYGEVFKGVDKRTGAVVALKRIKMLSTHQGFPQTSLREVIALRHIQNQRERLEERLRNDAHHRGAVAITDPLAEVSQLCDVLIYDRQQRDIVLVFAYATASLAGLCRRQFAFTPSEMALLMKKLLIAVRKLHEMRIIHRDIKSDNVLVTSDGEVQLTDFGLCSIAAAGSSRSGTHVWRTPSVITLAYRPPEMLLGSTAYDEKVDVWSLGCLLAQLYLLEPPFYRHRAQAQQQQQQRAPERSAATELEQLSRITEILGPLPPVSVYHPDSCQHMRVLEQLEVQGRLAEAGRAVQPANWGRLQTIFEPSFLYQQFHGFRGWFEAELGRSRHQPHRRPTQACMDVLCAALQLDPQQRPTAAELLRMPYFTTLDDAPLLGSYQRVLPVTPEREAEVRRGFMIKVQRCGDSHTQRRPHQ from the coding sequence ATGCACCAGCAACCacgtcgctgcagcggccgcggctCTGTGCCTCCCTCTTGTGAGGGGCACGGCTACGTAAAGGCAATCatcgtggaggaggaggaggaggaggatggggtGGCCATGGGCGAGGACAGAGGTCCAAgtgtcggcggcggtgacggtggcacCAGCTGCGTCAGCAACTCGCCCCTCACTTCCAGTTCAGGTGTCAGCGTTCACGAACCCCAGCCACCGCGGGCGGCAGCCACAGTGGCAACGACGTCACTGGGGCTAATCGCGTCGGGCTTACACGAGCCTCTGTTCCATGagcagccgcaccccctccacaccaGGAACAGGGCGACTGATTCACCGCAaaccccaccaccactactaCATCCATCTGTCGGTGGCGCCACGAGGGCTGTGGACGCTGGTGATGGGACAAGCACGGCACGAATCATGCGACTAGACCCCGTCGCGCCTTCCTTACCCTCTTCTTCGACCCCCCATGCGGTGGCCCATCacacgctgcgcctccgaccCTCTGCCGCCTTGCCTCAGCCCCCGCCAAACGCGCCATGGCTGCAAGAGCAggtggacgacgaggagTGGGCGCCCCCTTCGAAGCGTTTCCGTCCATATCCGAGCACCACCATGGCCCATTCAGCGACGCCTTTTTCGGCAATGGCACCTGGGGGGCTCAGCACCACAGGTgtcggtggcagcggcagccgcgtctTGCGGCTCGCGCTGTCGAGCAGCAATACGGCTCCGGCCGACACCGCAACGACGCCAGCCCATAAGCCAGCGTCCGTTGCCGTtgcaggcggtggcagtggtgatGGTGCGGCCACCGCATGCGCCAACGTCTCCGCGCCTGGTGAGGCGCTTAAGGCGGGCAGTAGAGCAGCAGTGGAAGAGCCAGAGAGCACAAGAAAGATcaacgaggaggcgcaaCGTGCGTCAGACACGCCTGCCGACGGCCCCTTGCGTGTCTCACCAGCTTCGCCAGCCAGCGCCACCATCTCCAACCCTGAGGCGACTGGCATCGGTGCCGCGCCTGTGCCAGCGAGAGCGGCGTCGCGCCCAACGCCGATCCTCATAAGCGCCCCCTCGCGCGCTGTGTCTGTCAACGCACCAAACGTGGGGTCGCCCCTGACCGCCACCGTGGGGTCGGCCGTTtcacagcaacagcagcagcagcagacccGGTCTGCCGCAGCCATCGTGATGGGGACAAGCGGCTTCTCGCGCCTACGCTCGCTTACACCCACGCCGTACCCCGGCGCGCAAGGGTCTCCATGCCGGCGTCACCGCTTTGTGGGGGTGAACCTCCCCGGTGCTCCGCCACCGTCCATGGACTTCAGCCCCATTCAGCGCACCGTGAAGGAGGTCTACGAAGTGCACGAGAAGCTCAGCGAGGGCACGTACGGCGAGGTGTTCAAGGGCGTCGACAAGCGAACCggcgctgtggtggcgctgaAGCGCATCAAGATGCTGAGCACCCATCAGGGCTTTCCACAGACCTCGCTGCGGGAGGTGATTGCCCTTCGGCACATCCAGAACCAGCGCGAACGACTCGAGGAACGACTGCGCAACGACGCGCATCACCGTGGCGCGGTGGCCATCACTGATCCTCTCGCCGAGGTCTCGCAGCTCTGTGATGTTCTCATCTACgatcggcagcagcgcgacatTGTGCTGGTGTTCGCTTACGCCACAGCGAGTCTGGCTGGCCTGTGTCGCCGCCAGTTCGCCTTCACGCCATCGGAGATGGCCCTCCTCATGAAGAAACTTCTCATCGCGGTGCGCAAGCTGCACGAGATGCGCATCATTCACCGCGACATCAAGTCCGACAACGTACTCGTAACGAGTGATGGCGAGGTGCAGCTGACCGACTTTGGGCTGTGCTCCATCGCCGCGGCCGGGTCGTCGCGATCTGGCACGCATGTGTGGCGGACGCCGAGCGTGATTACTCTGGCCTACCGTCCGCCAGAGATGCTGCTGGGCAGTACCGCGTATGATGAGAAGGTCGATGTGTGGTCGCTTGGGTGCCTGCTCGCTCAGCTGTACCTCCTCGAGCCCCCCTTCTACAGGCATCGCGCgcaggcacagcagcagcagcagcaacgtgCGCCAGAGCGATCGGCGGCCACGGAACTCGAGCAGCTCTCCCGTATTACAGAGATTCtggggccgctgccgccggtgagCGTCTATCACCCCGACTCGTGTCAACACATGCGTGTtctggagcagctggaggtgcAGGGGCGCCTGGCGGAGGCTGGGCGAGCAGTGCAACCGGCAAACTGGGGCAGGCTGCAGACCATCTTCGAGCCCAGCTTTCTGTATCAGCAGTTCCACGGCTTTCGGGGCTGGTTCGAGGCGGAGTTGGGGCGCTCGCGGCACCAGCCACATCGCCGACCTACACAGGCCTGCATGGACGTGCTCTGCGCCGCCCTACAACTCgacccgcagcagcgacccaccgcggcagagctgctgcgcatgccGTACTTCACCACCTTGGACGACGCCCCGTTGCTGGGCAGCTATCAGCGGGTCCTCCCCGTCACCCCGGAGCGGGAAGCTGAGGTGCGCCGCGGCTTCATGATAAAGGTGCAACGATGCGGGGACAGTcacacgcagcgccgcccgcaTCAGTGA